In Nitrospirota bacterium, a genomic segment contains:
- a CDS encoding metal ABC transporter ATP-binding protein — protein sequence MHLLASIVEARDLSVEFHGRQVLSGVNFSILQGDYVGLVGPNGSGKSTLIKCMLGLIRASQGDSFLFGSAPADMKKRERVGYLPQRMEFFNPRFPTTVIEVISQGMIANKRAGKNSGSEEIEKAIELFDLKGLRNRLIGELSGGQQQRVFIARALVNAPDLLILDEPTSALDPEVRESFFELLHELNEKKNVTVILVTHDIGGVGQYASKLMYLDKKVIFFGGFDEFCLSENMAKFFGSASQHIICHKH from the coding sequence ATGCACTTATTAGCAAGCATTGTCGAGGCCAGAGACCTGAGTGTTGAATTTCACGGGCGGCAGGTGCTGTCAGGAGTGAATTTCAGCATCCTGCAGGGCGACTATGTCGGCCTTGTCGGCCCGAACGGGTCAGGCAAGTCAACGCTTATCAAATGCATGCTCGGCCTGATCAGAGCTTCGCAGGGAGATAGTTTCCTTTTTGGCTCAGCACCGGCAGATATGAAGAAGAGGGAGAGGGTTGGGTATCTGCCCCAGAGAATGGAGTTTTTCAATCCCCGTTTCCCGACAACCGTGATTGAGGTAATCTCCCAGGGCATGATAGCGAACAAAAGAGCCGGTAAAAATTCCGGCAGCGAAGAAATAGAGAAGGCGATCGAACTCTTTGATCTGAAAGGGCTCAGAAACCGGCTGATAGGAGAGCTTTCCGGCGGTCAGCAGCAGAGGGTATTTATCGCCAGGGCATTGGTGAACGCACCGGATCTTCTTATCCTTGATGAGCCGACAAGCGCGCTTGACCCTGAGGTGCGGGAAAGTTTTTTTGAACTCCTCCATGAGTTGAACGAGAAGAAGAATGTCACGGTCATTCTTGTTACCCACGATATCGGCGGCGTCGGTCAGTATGCGTCAAAGCTGATGTATCTCGACAAGAAGGTTATTTTCTTCGGCGGATTTGATGAGTTCTGCCTTTCCGAGAATATGGCGAAATTCTTCGGCTCTGCATCGCAGCATATTATCTGTCATAAACATTGA
- a CDS encoding metal ABC transporter permease, which yields MNISEFLDYGFIQRALIAGSLISVLCAVLGVILVLRRLSMIGDGLSHVTFGGVALAMALNFYPLAVSLPIVVVSSFGILKMMEKARVFGDAAIAVVSSIGIAIGILLASIAGGFNVDLFSYLFGNILSISTLEVGAAVVISVTVLAAIYFFFDEIFSITFDEDFARASGIPVDRINAVLMVLTAVTVVLTMKVVGIMLTSALLVLPAVTAFQNARGFRNAIIMASIASLFSLLSGVCISFALNLPAGATIVMVNVFLFCGAFFFRHFFGSPATE from the coding sequence TTGAATATCAGCGAATTTTTAGACTATGGGTTTATCCAGCGGGCGCTTATTGCCGGTTCGCTCATATCCGTGCTCTGCGCAGTGCTTGGCGTGATCCTGGTGCTGCGAAGACTCTCGATGATCGGCGACGGCCTTTCCCATGTCACCTTCGGCGGTGTTGCCCTTGCCATGGCGCTGAACTTCTATCCCCTTGCAGTCTCCCTGCCGATCGTTGTGGTGAGCTCATTCGGCATACTCAAGATGATGGAAAAGGCGCGGGTATTCGGTGATGCTGCCATTGCGGTCGTCTCCTCGATCGGTATTGCGATCGGCATACTGCTTGCCAGCATTGCCGGGGGCTTTAACGTGGACCTGTTCAGTTATCTGTTCGGCAATATCCTCTCGATCAGCACGCTTGAGGTTGGTGCGGCAGTGGTCATATCCGTCACGGTGCTCGCAGCTATCTATTTCTTCTTTGACGAGATCTTTTCTATTACGTTCGATGAGGATTTTGCGCGTGCATCAGGCATACCGGTTGACCGTATCAATGCCGTGCTGATGGTACTCACCGCAGTTACGGTTGTCCTTACGATGAAGGTTGTCGGCATTATGCTCACCTCTGCGCTTCTTGTCCTGCCTGCAGTCACGGCCTTTCAGAATGCACGGGGATTCAGGAATGCCATTATCATGGCATCGATCGCATCGCTTTTTTCCCTTCTGTCCGGGGTCTGCATTTCTTTTGCCCTGAACCTGCCTGCTGGCGCCACGATCGTGATGGTCAATGTCTTTCTCTTTTGCGGCGCGTTTTTCTTCAGGCATTTCTTTGGCAGTCCTGCGACAGAATAA